The genomic window TAACTATAAAGATGAATGAAGTACTATATTAAAAACACTTAACCTACCGTTGACGATGTGGATGGCAATGGTCGAGCTCCTTGGAGAGCAGCCCGCACACCGGCCAAAACCGCCCGCTcgatttctgctgctgtgagggaAGCGGCCATGCTTGGGTCTTCCCTGGTTTCACCTACTGATCCGAGGTCAGGGGTGTGGGCGTGGCCGTGCGCTGGTCTGAGGTTAATTCAAGGGGCGTGAAATTACAtgattttctaaatatttagctttacACTTGGCgacacatttagatttagatttagatttaacatttagatttaacatttatatttaacatttaccatttagatttagatttaacatttaacacacctgagggatttttatgtttctcagtacgttaaatgtgtgttttcgtTAGAGGAAGTAACGTGACTTCAATACCGTGGCTCTTCCCGTGGATCCCTACTACGCAGACTCTGGTTGCAAATATGCAATATGTAAGCGCCCATCATTTAacagttaacatttaacatttagatttaacatttaacatttagatttaacatttaacatttagatttagatttaacatttagatttaacatttagatttagatataacatttagatttaacatttagatttaacatttagatttaacatttagatttagatttaacatttagatttagatttaacatttagatttagatttaacatttagatttagatttaacatttagatttagatataacatttagatataacatttagattcaacatttaacatttagatttaacatttagatttaacatttagatttaacatttagatttagatttaacatttagatttagatataacatttagatataacatttagatgtAACATTTAGattcaacatttaacatttagatttaacatttagatttaacatttagatttaacatttagatttagatataacatttagatttaacatttagatttaacatttagatttaacatttagatttagatttaacatttagatttagattcaacatttaacatttagatttaacatttagatttaacatttagatttaacatttagatttagatttaacatttagatttagatataacatttagatataacatttagatgtAACATTTAGattcaacatttaacatttagatttaacatttagatttaacatttagatttagatttaacatttagatttagatttaacatttagatttagatataacatttagatataacatttagatgtAACATTTAGattcaacatttaacatttagatttaacatttagatttaacatttagatttaacatttagatttagatttaacatttagatttagatataacatttagatgtAACATTTAGattcaacatttaacatttagatttaacatttagatttaacatttagatttaacatttagatttagatttaacatttagatttaacatttagatttaacatttagatttagatttaacatttagatttagatttaacattcaGATTCAAcgtttagatttagatttaacatttagatttagatataacatttagatataacatttagattcaacatttaaaatttagatataatatttacatttatattttaaatttagatatattattaaatatttcttcaACACTTAAACTTTGCAATCAAGCTAAATGTGAAGAATATtaactaaatattgaaaatatatatatcacaaCGTTTTTACAATCGGCACCCCATAGTAACGCACTGAGCTGTGTCACACTGTTCGTTCTTGTTGCAGGATGGGTTCAGTTTTTTAGAGGTCCACTATCTCGGCTTCATCTTGCCAAAAGAATTCTGtttttccctcccctcccttcttcTGCTCTTGATAGCTGGCCTACACAGAAAGGATTAAATAATGACACCCTGATTCACAGGAAAGAGCCCGGAGGTTAGTGTTTCCATCATGTTGCAGTTTTAGAAATACCAGACGCACACCGTATATGGTGTTCAAAACAGAATAAGCATAGtcactcctctccctctctcttgctcgACCACTCGATGACACACACTTTATTCTTTTCCTCTCGGCCTATATTCATAATGAAGCcagagtgacgtcagccatctgttcctgcagggggcgctggaggctcatcagcagcagccgccatctTGGAAATCCTGTGTCAGGCTAACTTTAATGaaaggctgagagctggagctgaggcgggttttaaaccttctgacaaaccgttacatcacgcccagctgtcaatcatgtcagcaaggcgcctaactatggattaCACATAttgttcatcaaatcaaaaaagagcctctaaaaaaaaagtcagcccccgtacagtgtgtgcaagcgatgacaataactaatgacttcctgtgttcctgcagccagcctctagtggacactcgaggaactgcaggattttacacttcagcattggcttcatttttcaacaccgaaAGTTGCCACTTGGTCAAAACCcatcaagcacaaaaaaacagagatatttgtggttttgttttttgtatcatgtttatttacctcaggatttcataaaacaacttttaagaCTTTTACTTAATGACTTGCAGGAAATGTTGTCAGAGTGGGCTTCAACAGTTAAAAGCCACCATGGTTCCTGTACCACTGGGCTCTGGCAACAACATCATTGGAGTAGTCTCTACCGGTTGTGTGGTCATCAACGTTTTCATAAGAATGGACGTTTCCATCGCCCATGTTGTAGGCTGCAATCCCACCTGGAGAATTAAACACACATAAGATCAAACCATTTGTGTGAAgggggttgtgtttgtgtcaactTAGTGGGTGAGTGAAACAAACCTTTCAGCTTCTGCTCCGAGCTCCAATTAGGAAATTTTGTACTGATCCGTCCGATGAAATGAACCAAGATGCCCGTGGCTTGTCTGAGGTGTTCCTCGCTGTCCCAAGCGCCCTCTGGAGTGTGGTTACCTCCGTTTGGATTCACATCCACCTACATATGTTTGAAGGAAAGCTGGTTAATCACTGTAAGCTAAAATCATGCGAGTAAAAAAAGTAGCATTTATGAGCACCTGCATCAGTCCCCAGCCGTTGCCATGGTCCCCCCAGCCTCCAGTGTTCTTTATTGCGTTTCCAGCCCGAGACTCTCTGGAGATGATGGCAGCAATCAGAGCTGGAGGAATTCCCTTCTGAGCCCCCACTCTGTTGATTTTAGACCTGAACTCTTCCATTCTGCCTGCATCAGTCTGGGCCATGGTGTGTGATGCTCTCACacctttagagaaaaaaaaaacacagaaaaaaaacgctagTAGCCTTGGAGTGACCAAATCTGATATTGACCGTTTTCACAAACTGGATTTCTTTTGATTTCAGGCTCATGGTGGGAAGCTCAGTGGTCCAGGTTTGTTTAAAGTCTGACAAATGTCCCATCACTTGTTTTTGACCagcacatgaaaaaaacatacttaGAGTAAGTCTAGAGGATTTGTcccctgccttgcctgttgacaagcagcacctctgtaTTGAACTACTTCATATAAAATGAGCTCCTGTGTTTCGCAGCTTACTTACCTGAGTATCGCAGATTGTCCTGATTAGCCGTTTGCTGTGATGCACCGCTAGTTTGAACTCTCATGATGTCTCCTGCAAATGATATGTTTATTAAAAGATCAGTttttaacagaaacagaaacagaatcacttcATTTAATCCCTGGGGGAAGAAGATGGGATGTTTCAGTCgctctaaaaaaacaatacagctggAGAGTATATACAGGGAAAATAATataattatgaataaaatgagaacaagaaataaagacattggTTAAACAAAGCACAGAGAAATGAGGAAATTAAGTtcaactaaaagaaaaacagactgttGAGGAAATTCGTAAAACTTGACTTCCCTCAAGAAAAATTCCATCAGACGAGCACTCACCCATCGTTACTCCCTTCCTCGTGCTGTctggtgtttctctctctcgcctgCAGGAGGTGCTGTGAGCTGATGTGtcagaagagaaagaggagagaatcaGGTGAAGGCAGCTGGTTTACAAGAATCAGACtgagctacacacacaaaggtttAATTACAGTCTGAGTTAGATAAATCTGGTTGTATCCAGTTTTTTACTCACCTTTACCCATACATggtgagtgtttgttgttgaggtCATTCATCAGTCAACCCCCCCTCCCGTACACACAGTAGCCTGTAAACTGAACTTTAACATGTTCGTGGGGCACTGGTGCTCgatggttagtgtgtgcgccccatgtgtcgaggctgtggtccttcggggcgggtggcccgggttcaggtccaacctgtggctcctttcttgcGTCTCATTCCTCACTCTTTCTCACCCTGTTTTCCAACTATATCCACTGAACTCTCTGTCTGATAAAggcagaaaattaaaaaaaaaaaaatctttagaaaaataaaaatatacatatatttatgtaCCGTGTAATATAATTCTGGAAAAAAATCTTGTACAACTTAACGGATgtcttgtttctattttttattttttatttttagattatgTGAAATGctcaataaaaagaaatgtaaaaaaaaaaaaaaaaaaaaagaggaagaggaagtttTGACAACCGGAATGGGAGGAATATTACGAATTATCCAAGCGGctacctccggtcttgaaaaattaaagccaatgcagaagagcaaaatcctgcagttcatcgagtgtccactagaggctggctgcaggaaccaCGGAAGTCgcaaactggttaaaaaaaaacagtttttacagcataaataaacatgtttacagcctggtacaaaaaaaatcaaataggtctgatagttattgtcatcactggtaaacactgtacagggggtgaatttaaaagaaatgtctctgttttgattCGATGAATGATATGTGTTATCCGTAGTtagatttccagcatggtggctgctgctgatgatcctccagcgccccctgcaggaacagttgggtgacgtcactcaggcttcaaatattcatatttacagtctatattATCCCAATCTCccccatcccatttttcttttgtaacacaacaatgagtaaggtcttttacccgTTCTTTTGTAAATcctcttgagataacacttgttaaggattggctctatacaaataaagattgactgataatgtggaaaaaaaatcctttaaatccatcaatgtaggtgtctgctgctctttccaaataaaaacacacacttacatcatctgtgtgtctgttcaccacagtttgtatgtttgttctgCTTCTAGCCTTTCTTACACTGTACTGTTCTTTATATGTGTTGTACTTCACAAGTGTTAACATAAATGAACAGCCAGCCAAACTCCTTTTCAAGAGCCTGGAAGTGAGCGTGCTTGCTCCTTTAATTACTTCTTCAAAGTAGAAAGCAGCCTTTCTTACACAATAAATAAGTTAAATCATAATTTGTTTTTCTGGCTGCTGTgctcttttgtgttgttctaatgtcagtgtttggataggcttATTAGTGCATGTGCCCGCTATAAGCttccagggacagtgggggtccccagtgTCTACCGCTTTACTTTGGTGGTCTCCAGCTGAAACATTTAGGAACCCCTGGTATAGCTGATATGTCTGTAGAAGGCAGCTGATTTACAAGAAACACACCTCAGTTGATCTgccttgtacattttttttctgcagagtttcCATCTTCCTGTAGCAGGAAGTAAACACAAGTCCCCGCCTTTATAGGGCATGTATACTGGTTGCTGTTGGTTTCTTTATTATTCCATACGTATATGAACTCCTTATCTTATCCCACCTTTATCTGCAACTGTAGATCATTATAGAGCCCTACCGGGTGGTAGTATCAGGTCAGGTGGTGCTGAAAGATATCTCAGGTAATAACTGACTAAACATGAGGAAGTCATAGTGAAACTGAAGGTGGAAAAGTCACCCATATGCTCATCACATCATATGATCTCtgtgaaaaacaatcaaaaaacatgttaaagttcaGTTTACATGCTTTGTTAAATAATCTGTGATCAATGATAATACTTATACTGTGTGCTTCAAGTGGACCGCCTGACCACAAAAAGAGAAGCGGTAAGAGCTTGTGCTGTTCCTGCTGGGTTTCATAAAACTTCTTATACAATGGAAACACTGGTATGTACAGTCAGAGCTGTGCAAGCCAGCTATCAAGagcagaggaagggagggggaaGTCTTTTGGCAAGATGAAGCCGAGATAGTGGACCTATAACAACCGGTCACTAAACCCATCctgcaaaaagaacaaacagtgtGACACAGCTCAGTGCGTTACAGGCTTCATCCTCGGCTTCAAGTGAACCGTCTGAACACAAAATGGGGAGCGGTAAGAGCTTGTGCTGTTCATGctgggtttttaaaaaacttcttATGCAGTCAGAGCTGTGCAGTAATTTCTCATCTTCTTCTTGttgattattttcacttttcaaaTGTTCTTCATTCATAACGTTCAGCTGGGCTTACAACTTGCTTTCATCAGTTGGACAGTAAAGTCTGTTTATCAAACCTTTTTTATATCTGTGTGGGTTCTCAGTCATGCAGGTCATGGTAAAtatgaagcttgatccaaaggcaacagGACTTGGTTAAATATCCAAGTatatcgtgaaggattttaacttgctgatgatctgccaaagcagagagatcgtagaaccgggctaatgtgtttattctctcatgctgcagtttatggtccgacacagacgcgtctccctcCCCTTCTGTTTCCTTCTGTCCCCTTCTGCTCCTCAGTGGTGAAAACAAAACGtaaaagtaaagtccgcaaaaaccacttcatcccggttatatgcaactgttgtgatatttttccaaacctgAAGcggcgtgagcaacagttaacttatctgcatagtttggAAAGTTAAGTTTATATCTCAGATAGCGACACAAGAAAGGAGCtggagagacgttaacagtctgcagagagtcagacagagaggagcgcagacagacagtgaggggagatataaccccggtgtttcaaacgttgctgtcggtgttttctgctctctctcagtttttaaaagttactaacACGCCTCTCCACTCGAAGCTCACTTGTTGTGATAACGGAACCTATAGGGATTAGGCTAAATGACGTTATGGAACGGAGGGAGGCGATCATATCAGCGAGGTCCGGACCTCGgatgttaatttttttaacagtagGCCAACAATCACTTATTTCTATACTTTGATTTCTATGCATGCAGATGAAGTGATGTCATTCAGCAGCTCTTTGTCCTCTCGttcagtgtgcagcaggcaggtgagggtgagtaaccatggtgactgtttGTCAGTCAATCAacgatgtcccgccccctctatgaataaaactcttctgtcagtaaaattTACTTTgaccatgtgtcacagaattaaaacattctgtattatgtttgattatatataaataaaactaaagttagtctaatgatgtcataaagacaacaaaggctgcagagcctgtatgaagctccagctgtaggaactctgcagggctacaATAGAACAGAAAgacaagaacttgaagtctacatgtttttaaatgaatgcatcactgcgaaAGACATTTATGATgtgagtgcatatgtgaaaacgccTAATGTTGATTGAAACTAATATGATAAACTGATCATTAGGGTATTCACATGGAGACTACGGAGACATCATGAAGTTTAAGTCTTCTGGAGCTTCAGATATAACAGCCCAGCAGGACGGGCCGACGCGGACTAAAGGTAAACACTGCAGTACAACACAAGAGGACTTCAACGTTACTATGTTGTGCTGAGTAATTATTCCCGTTGTTTGATCTCTTTCAAGGTGTGGACGCATCTCATGCACTGGCAAAGAAAGATTGGGAAAGAATGAATAAGTACAAGGATGACATCTTCTCTGTAGCAGCTCATCATAAAGTCGATCCGGCTGTTATTGCTGGCATCATCTCCAGAGAGTCCCGGGCCGGAAATACAATAAAGGACAATGGAGGCTGGGGAGACCATTTCAAAGCCTGGGGACTGATGCAGGTTTTTACAAATATCTATGTATTACTCACACTGGAGCCTTGCATGTAGACGGTGGTGATTccagagtctgttggggccctaggcgaAAAATAATTGGGCGGCCCTCCTACcggcgttcatcaccattacgTCTCCCAGTGTCtcgacgcttactcctcttcctctttttctctcctatagactaataattcctcttcatttttctttattgactGTCATTGACAAACACTGGTTTTAACAGCAATAATTCATGCAACGCtaagcagggcaacgagagtgagtgctgactgatggggcccccttaaggccctgacacaccaaggagaccgtctGCCGTTGATCCGTCGCTGAGCAGTCGTCGCCCTCGTTTTTGCTTCGTGTTCAGCTCCATCGATACCCATCGGCCCTagttggcctttttttggccgattccacATCGATTGAATCGACGTGAGCCGGCGCGgttgggggtaggaatctctctgattggctgttcagctaaacGAAACAAGAGAGCCAGAGCATGGGAAGAAATACGGAAGcgcctcttctattcttgttccaataatttaaaggctgaatatgagatttttcacacttcaatgtaatagaaatcaagtatataaaagttgtttaattgagggactagagaaaagaagaataacatactgtactcactgcttaactgtgtttctagatcacgctcatttcaggtaaatttacatgcagtgtgaagatacgagcagaataaagatcgctagcattagcatgctaacacaacaatgcagcgtgagttgttttggtttcatgctggtgctcaagggcgacatctgctggatcaaaaaatcgcatattctgcctttaaggtccaagggctgacaacaccagcggcattttttactttttatcagacattaatCTCCATTAGAAGTACCTATATTATGAGTGTTGAACGACAGCGgtgagaaaattgtcttctTGTATCACGGTTTAGTTTTCTGCGTTCTTCCTCATCCACTtccggtttcccctttttggaatgacgattacagactagAGAGTTATTTCCTTCTTacgcatgcgcagaacgtacgtggAGGTTGGTCGgcagctgtagtctttgcggtgtgttctagtgcaactttttggccaagacaaaaggagTCGTGCGCTGATGTTGTGCTCGGACACGATGCTTCCTCTCTGGCAGCGTCATGAAGAATCACGGCTGAGAGCTCCCCCTTCCGGCCTCGGCAGGCATTACTAATCAATCCAAAACATTATCTTTCAATAGACTCTACAGGTAGatcacagattaacaacttctGACAGACAGATATCTGCATATTTTAACCAGAAACTATCTCTTTACAGAGATACCTATCCTTTATTCATTTCCACTTGTCAAGGCCACAACTACTGATGTGAGAATTACTAACACCtgagttgttgttgtctctgtagGTTGATGTCCATCCAGACGGAGGAAACCACAAAAAAATAGGCGCATGGGACAGTAGGGCGCACCTGTTCCAAGCTACAGGGATCTTGGTTGATTTCATCAAAAAGATCCGTAAAAAATATCCAGACTGGAGCAAAGAGTATCAGCTGGAAGGTTTGTTTTACTGAACCATGCAGTGGACTTTCAAAAGCTCAACCCTCTTCACACAATCAATCTGATCTTACTTTTATTTGATTCCACAGGAGGGATTGCAGCCTACAACTGCGGGGATGGAAAAGTCGACCCTAAAGACGCGGATAAAAACACGACAGGTGGAGACTACGCCAATGATGTTTTGGCCAGAGCTCAGTGGTACCGAGAGAAATACAATCCTAAGACTTTTTGGGGGTCCGTTTGGGGGTTCTTTTCTGAATAGCAaactacaaaacagaaaaaaacactgatgatGTTTCTACTAATCTGGCCCAAAGTGAGAAGATTCtgaaagaaatgtataaaataataatctctGTATCCTCCCGTACTACTTACTAAAACTGCTCTGCTGGTGAAGATTAGATACCGCccagttaggcgcgtagctgacatgattgacaggtgggcgtgatgtaacggtttgttaggaggtttaaaacccgcctcagctccagctctcagcctgtcgttaggctgactgaaagttaggctgtgacaggatttccagcatggcggctgctgccgatgatcCTTCGGAGccctctgcaggaacagatgggtgacgtctgttgtggatttttctgttggtaataaaagatctcaagtcaaCGTCTTTTGTCTTTGAGTATTTTATTACATAAAATAAGAgttcttttgcaaaaggggtaatcagctacaaaagtaacgtcagtcacaagtgcatcaaagattccTGGGGCAGTCCcggttgcagagcatatttatgCATTCACATGGTGTAGGTATATTGCATATACATGAGTAACACAAtgtcattggtttcagcttgccctagTGGCTATGCCTTCTATAGTCTGcacgaaaatagactcgctgtgtatttgaaacggaacagagcgcagtgccgtcgGTGACACGCGCCAGAGACGGACTGCAGCGCGCTGTGTGaccacaatgattgactagagtggaggCTAAGTCAAACGTAGTGCGTGGAGCTGACGGTCCGCGGcacgcacggagtatgtgtgaattgggctttagCTACCCTGATCCCCCTCCTCAGCTTGTTCCTGGCCTGTTGTTCAGGTCTCTGTTCCCACTCCTGTAGGCCTCCTCCTTGGCCTGACGCAGCTTCCTAAGTTGCTTGCTGTTGTTGTATGTGCAGAAGGTCCTGGTCTGGACCAGTGGGCGTGactttagctgttttcactcAACgctcttgaagccaaaatatgcCCCTTACGGGCGCTTCCATCTttcgatttt from Labrus bergylta chromosome 1, fLabBer1.1, whole genome shotgun sequence includes these protein-coding regions:
- the LOC136180366 gene encoding lysozyme g-like, which gives rise to MGSGYSHGDYGDIMKFKSSGASDITAQQDGPTRTKGVDASHALAKKDWERMNKYKDDIFSVAAHHKVDPAVIAGIISRESRAGNTIKDNGGWGDHFKAWGLMQVDVHPDGGNHKKIGAWDSRAHLFQATGILVDFIKKIRKKYPDWSKEYQLEGGIAAYNCGDGKVDPKDADKNTTGGDYANDVLARAQWYREKYNPKTFWGSVWGFFSE
- the LOC110005978 gene encoding lysozyme g-like translates to MRVQTSGASQQTANQDNLRYSGVRASHTMAQTDAGRMEEFRSKINRVGAQKGIPPALIAAIISRESRAGNAIKNTGGWGDHGNGWGLMQVDVNPNGGNHTPEGAWDSEEHLRQATGILVHFIGRISTKFPNWSSEQKLKGGIAAYNMGDGNVHSYENVDDHTTGRDYSNDVVARAQWYRNHGGF